The following DNA comes from Clostridiales bacterium.
CTTGGATTCTCAAAGCTGCTGGCCTTAGAACTTACAAAACTTGAATCTGGCGAATGAGTACTCAAAATAATATAAGCCAAATTACGAATTGAAGATAATCTAAATATAAAAATAATAGACAGCCTAAGCCGTCTAAATTATTTTATCTTCATTATTATAACCAATTTTTAGCTCATCCAATTCCTTTTTTATTCTCTCCTGCTCTATTTGATTTTCAAGGAGCTGGTTTTGAAGTTCAATTATCTTATATTTTGAATTGGCGAACCCTGTCTTTACTCTTTCAAGCTCTTTCTGATTGTTCTCCTTTTCGCTCTTTGTAATCTCGCACTCTTTGTATGCCCTGGACAGTTCCTCGGTTTTATTTACATAATCATTATATAAAATATCGTACTTCTGCTTTATTTTTTCCATTTCGCCCGTATTTATTTTTAGTTCATTTGTTTTTTGATCCAGCTCCCGCCTTAAATTTTGCAGCTTGATATTTGCCGAATCATATTTTGATTTTAATTCATTCATTTGCGTTTTATATGCATTTATTTCTGTTTTTGTCTTCTGGTATTCTTTTTTAACCTTTAGAAATTCATTGGAAATGTTCAGAGCCGAAAGCACCGCCGTAAAAGTCGGGTTAAGCCTGTTATTGTTTGCGCTTATCCTTTTTATCTCGTTATCTACAAAGTCAGCCACCTTAAGCAGTACTTCCTCACTTTCATCACCCTTTAGCGTATATTCATTTC
Coding sequences within:
- the zapA gene encoding cell division protein ZapA — protein: MPEKNKVTVHINGNEYTLKGDESEEVLLKVADFVDNEIKRISANNNRLNPTFTAVLSALNISNEFLKVKKEYQKTKTEINAYKTQMNELKSKYDSANIKLQNLRRELDQKTNELKINTGEMEKIKQKYDILYNDYVNKTEELSRAYKECEITKSEKENNQKELERVKTGFANSKYKIIELQNQLLENQIEQERIKKELDELKIGYNNEDKII